From Staphylococcus delphini, one genomic window encodes:
- the wecB gene encoding non-hydrolyzing UDP-N-acetylglucosamine 2-epimerase, whose protein sequence is MKRIMTIFGTRPEAIKMAPLVLQLKKDEALEPIVVVTAQHREMLDSVLETFGIEPDYDLNVMKQGQTLSEVTSRVLLGLEDVIKQAQPDMILVHGDTTTTFAGSLAAFYNEISIGHVEAGLRTWNKYSPFPEEMNRQMTGIMADLHFAPTEQAQANLLQENKDPEKVVVTGNTAIDAMHTTVDPQYQSDIIQRHQDKRIILLTAHRRENIGEPMHHIFKAARRIVEEFEDAVIVYPMHKNPKVREIAYEHLSDHERIELIEPLEVVDFHNFAHQAHFILTDSGGVQEEAPSLGKPVLVLRDTTERPEGVEAGTLRLVGTEEADVYEATKALLTDAALYEAMSVAQNPYGDGQASQRICENIKYFYGLIEQKPAPFQVKK, encoded by the coding sequence ATGAAAAGGATAATGACGATTTTTGGTACAAGGCCTGAAGCGATTAAAATGGCACCGCTCGTTTTACAGCTCAAAAAAGATGAAGCATTAGAACCGATAGTCGTTGTCACTGCACAACACCGCGAAATGTTAGATTCTGTATTAGAAACGTTTGGAATTGAACCTGATTATGACTTAAACGTGATGAAACAGGGACAGACGTTATCAGAAGTGACATCACGCGTGTTACTCGGGTTAGAAGATGTCATCAAACAGGCACAACCAGATATGATATTGGTCCATGGAGATACGACAACAACTTTTGCAGGAAGTCTCGCTGCGTTTTACAACGAGATTAGCATTGGCCACGTTGAAGCCGGGTTACGCACTTGGAATAAGTATTCTCCATTCCCAGAAGAAATGAATCGTCAAATGACCGGTATTATGGCTGATTTACATTTTGCACCGACTGAACAGGCACAAGCAAACTTATTGCAAGAAAATAAAGACCCTGAAAAGGTTGTTGTAACGGGTAACACAGCGATTGACGCCATGCATACGACTGTCGATCCACAATACCAATCAGACATCATTCAACGTCATCAAGATAAGCGTATTATCTTACTCACTGCACACCGTCGCGAAAATATTGGTGAACCTATGCATCATATTTTTAAAGCGGCCAGACGCATTGTTGAGGAGTTTGAAGATGCGGTCATCGTCTACCCAATGCATAAAAATCCTAAAGTACGTGAAATTGCTTATGAACATTTAAGTGATCATGAACGTATTGAATTAATTGAACCACTCGAAGTTGTTGATTTTCATAACTTCGCACATCAAGCGCACTTTATTTTGACGGATTCAGGTGGTGTACAAGAAGAAGCCCCTTCACTCGGCAAGCCTGTGCTCGTATTAAGAGATACGACAGAGCGTCCAGAAGGTGTGGAAGCAGGGACACTCCGACTCGTTGGCACTGAAGAAGCGGATGTTTACGAAGCGACGAAAGCTTTATTAACGGATGCAGCGTTGTACGAAGCGATGAGTGTCGCACAAAATCCGTATGGTGATGGGCAAGCGTCACAGCGTATTTGTGAAAATATTAAATACTTTTACGGTTTAATCGAGCAAAAACCCGCACCGTTCCAAGTAAAAAAGTAA
- a CDS encoding ATP synthase subunit I, whose amino-acid sequence MNRFYKMFQPFLTYYATFLAGLLILYSLDVQQPIVLGLIVGTIASIVNTCIFEYYLWRSKRFTAEPISTGNGWRYLVAIVACVIWVLFQAQIHILGVLIGLMVSYVLMVFRPLLKKES is encoded by the coding sequence ATGAATCGTTTTTATAAAATGTTTCAGCCGTTTTTAACATATTACGCTACGTTTTTAGCAGGGCTATTAATCCTCTATTCGTTAGATGTGCAACAACCGATTGTACTTGGGCTCATCGTAGGGACAATAGCATCTATAGTGAATACGTGCATTTTTGAATATTATTTATGGCGATCAAAGCGTTTCACAGCAGAACCTATTTCAACGGGGAATGGTTGGCGCTATCTCGTCGCTATAGTGGCATGTGTCATATGGGTACTATTTCAAGCGCAAATACATATACTCGGCGTGCTCATAGGATTGATGGTTTCATATGTGTTAATGGTTTTTCGTCCTTTGTTAAAGAAGGAATCGTGA
- the atpB gene encoding F0F1 ATP synthase subunit A, which translates to MDHKHPVVTWHFLGVDINFNLSTIMMLLVTAVIVFVIAVLCTRNLQKRPKGAQNFIEWVFDFVRGIIESNMAWSKGGQFHFLAVTLILFIFVANMLGLPLQFVNGHTLWWKSPTADAHVTLTLATMMVLLTHYYGVKMRGPKAYLKGYTKPYLALLPINVFEEFASTLTLGLRLYGNIYAGEILLGLLSKVTLTVAFGFIIGIPGLIIWQGFSIFVGSIQAYIFIMLSMVYMSHKVADNH; encoded by the coding sequence ATGGATCACAAACATCCCGTGGTGACTTGGCATTTTCTCGGAGTAGATATTAATTTCAACTTATCTACTATTATGATGTTGTTAGTAACAGCAGTGATAGTATTTGTTATTGCAGTCTTATGTACGCGCAACCTCCAGAAAAGACCAAAAGGCGCACAAAACTTCATCGAATGGGTTTTTGACTTTGTCCGTGGCATTATCGAAAGTAATATGGCCTGGTCAAAAGGTGGACAATTTCACTTCTTAGCCGTCACTTTAATTTTATTCATTTTTGTGGCGAACATGCTAGGGCTTCCATTGCAGTTTGTGAACGGTCATACACTATGGTGGAAGTCACCAACTGCTGATGCACATGTGACTTTGACACTCGCAACGATGATGGTCCTTTTAACCCATTACTATGGTGTTAAAATGCGAGGTCCAAAAGCTTATCTTAAAGGCTACACAAAACCGTATTTGGCATTACTTCCTATTAATGTCTTTGAAGAGTTTGCATCGACATTGACATTAGGTCTACGTCTTTACGGTAATATTTATGCCGGTGAGATTTTATTAGGGTTACTTTCAAAAGTGACTTTAACAGTAGCATTTGGTTTTATTATTGGTATTCCTGGATTAATCATTTGGCAAGGTTTTTCAATTTTCGTAGGCTCAATCCAAGCCTATATCTTTATCATGTTATCAATGGTGTATATGTCACATAAAGTAGCAGACAACCATTAA
- the atpE gene encoding F0F1 ATP synthase subunit C → MNLIAAAIAIGLSALGAGIGNGLIVSRTVEGVARQPEARTQLMSIMFIGIGLVEALPIIGVVITFIVLFI, encoded by the coding sequence ATGAATTTAATCGCAGCAGCAATCGCAATCGGTTTATCAGCATTAGGTGCAGGTATTGGTAACGGTTTAATCGTTTCTAGAACAGTTGAAGGTGTGGCACGTCAACCAGAAGCTCGTACACAATTAATGTCAATTATGTTCATCGGTATCGGTTTAGTAGAGGCACTTCCTATCATCGGCGTAGTTATTACATTCATCGTATTATTCATTTAA
- a CDS encoding F0F1 ATP synthase subunit B — protein MIVTANLFTLAAAGGGVNIGDIIVTVVTFLILLALLRKFAWGPLKKVMDDRERSINQDIDDAERAKLNAQRLEEENRQKLKETQDEVHKILEDAKLQARRQQEEILHEANQRANGMLETAQSEIKSEKERALAEINNQVSELSVLIASKVLRKEISEQDQKALIEKYVKEVGDK, from the coding sequence ATCATAGTGACTGCTAATTTATTTACCCTTGCAGCAGCTGGTGGTGGTGTGAACATCGGGGATATTATTGTAACAGTAGTAACTTTCCTCATTTTACTCGCACTACTTAGAAAGTTTGCTTGGGGACCACTTAAAAAAGTCATGGACGATCGTGAGCGTTCAATTAATCAAGACATTGATGATGCAGAACGTGCAAAATTGAATGCGCAACGTTTAGAAGAAGAAAATAGACAAAAACTTAAAGAAACACAAGATGAAGTTCATAAAATTCTTGAAGATGCCAAGTTACAAGCAAGACGTCAACAAGAAGAAATCCTTCATGAAGCCAATCAACGTGCCAATGGTATGCTTGAAACGGCACAAAGTGAAATTAAGAGTGAAAAAGAACGTGCATTAGCAGAAATTAATAATCAAGTTTCGGAACTCTCAGTACTGATCGCATCAAAAGTATTACGTAAAGAAATCTCTGAACAAGATCAAAAAGCTTTAATTGAGAAGTACGTTAAAGAGGTAGGGGATAAGTAA
- a CDS encoding F0F1 ATP synthase subunit delta, giving the protein MADVAQKYAQALYDVTLSHNVLSEVYDELTEINTAVESQIDYLKGIDYEPKITIADRRHIVDNVFAGTQPYLMNTLKIVAGHRNLHLIPAIFKAFEAQYYQFHGLADAYVESASTLDEDEVMQVKNALLDRTGLKDLIIHSTVNEELIGGVRVKIGTKVYDGSVQNDLNQLVKKFNRAH; this is encoded by the coding sequence ATGGCTGACGTTGCTCAAAAATATGCCCAAGCACTGTATGATGTCACATTATCACACAATGTCTTATCCGAGGTATATGATGAATTGACAGAAATCAATACAGCTGTTGAAAGTCAAATTGATTACTTAAAAGGCATCGATTATGAACCAAAAATTACAATCGCGGATAGACGCCATATTGTAGATAATGTTTTTGCAGGAACACAACCTTATTTGATGAATACGTTAAAAATTGTTGCGGGACACCGTAATTTACATTTAATACCTGCTATTTTCAAAGCATTTGAAGCGCAGTATTATCAATTCCACGGTCTGGCAGATGCCTATGTTGAATCAGCTTCTACTTTAGATGAGGATGAAGTGATGCAAGTGAAAAACGCATTGTTAGATCGTACAGGACTTAAAGATTTAATCATTCATTCTACTGTAAACGAAGAACTGATTGGTGGCGTACGCGTGAAAATCGGTACAAAAGTATATGACGGCAGTGTACAAAATGATTTAAATCAACTCGTTAAGAAATTTAACAGAGCACATTAA
- the atpA gene encoding F0F1 ATP synthase subunit alpha, whose protein sequence is MAIKAEEISALLRSQIENYESEMSVTDVGTVIQIGDGIALVHGLNDVMAGELLEFHNGVLGLAQNLEETNVGVVILGPYDEIKEGDEVKRTGRIMEVPVGEELIGRVVNSLGQPIDGQGPLNTTKTRPIEKKATGVMARKSVDEPLQTGIKAIDALVPIGRGQRELIIGDRQTGKTTVAIDTILNQKDQDMICIYVAIGQKESTVRAAVEKLRQAGALDYTIVVSASAAQPAPMLYIAPYAGVTMAEEFMFNGKHVLIVYDDLTKQAAAYRELSLLLRRPPGREAYPGDVFYLHSRLLERAAKLNDDLGGGSITALPFVETQAGDISAYVPTNVISITDGQIFLQSDLFFSGIRPAINAGLSVSRVGGSAQIKAMKKVAGTLRLDLASYRELESFAQFGSDLDEATASKLERGKRTVEVLKQDQNKPLPVEHQVLIIYALTRGYLDDIPVVDITRFEAEIIEWTKSNANEIFTEIRETGGLPADEKFESAINEFKKGFKASEE, encoded by the coding sequence ATGGCCATAAAAGCTGAAGAAATTAGTGCATTACTTCGCTCACAAATTGAAAACTATGAGTCAGAAATGTCTGTAACGGATGTAGGTACAGTTATTCAAATTGGTGACGGTATTGCATTAGTTCACGGATTGAACGACGTTATGGCTGGTGAGTTATTAGAATTCCATAACGGCGTACTTGGACTGGCACAAAACTTAGAAGAAACAAACGTGGGTGTCGTTATTTTAGGTCCTTATGATGAGATTAAAGAAGGCGACGAAGTGAAACGTACGGGTCGTATCATGGAAGTACCTGTAGGTGAAGAACTGATCGGTCGTGTTGTGAACTCATTAGGTCAACCTATTGATGGACAAGGCCCTTTAAACACAACAAAAACACGTCCTATCGAGAAAAAAGCAACAGGTGTTATGGCGCGTAAATCTGTTGACGAACCTTTACAAACAGGGATCAAAGCAATCGATGCCTTAGTACCAATCGGCCGTGGTCAACGTGAGTTAATCATCGGTGACCGTCAAACAGGTAAAACAACTGTAGCGATTGATACGATTTTAAACCAAAAAGATCAAGATATGATTTGTATCTATGTCGCAATTGGTCAAAAAGAATCAACTGTTCGTGCAGCAGTTGAAAAATTACGTCAAGCCGGTGCATTAGATTACACAATCGTTGTATCTGCATCAGCAGCACAACCAGCGCCAATGTTATACATCGCGCCATATGCGGGTGTAACGATGGCAGAAGAATTTATGTTCAACGGTAAGCACGTTTTAATCGTATATGATGATTTAACAAAACAAGCTGCAGCATACCGTGAGTTATCATTATTATTACGTCGTCCACCAGGTCGTGAAGCCTACCCAGGTGATGTATTCTACCTACATAGTCGTTTATTAGAGCGTGCGGCGAAATTAAATGATGATTTAGGTGGCGGTTCGATTACTGCATTACCATTTGTTGAAACACAAGCCGGGGATATCTCAGCATACGTTCCAACAAACGTGATCTCAATTACTGATGGTCAAATCTTCTTACAATCAGACTTATTCTTCTCTGGTATCCGTCCAGCGATTAATGCGGGTCTTTCAGTATCACGTGTAGGGGGATCTGCACAAATTAAAGCGATGAAGAAAGTTGCAGGGACATTACGTCTAGACTTAGCTTCATATCGTGAACTTGAATCATTTGCGCAATTTGGTTCTGACCTTGATGAAGCAACAGCAAGTAAATTGGAACGTGGTAAACGTACGGTTGAAGTATTAAAACAAGACCAAAACAAACCACTTCCTGTTGAACACCAAGTATTGATTATTTATGCATTAACACGTGGTTATTTAGATGATATTCCTGTTGTGGATATTACACGTTTCGAAGCGGAAATTATCGAATGGACAAAATCTAACGCAAATGAAATCTTTACTGAAATTCGCGAAACAGGTGGCTTACCTGCAGACGAAAAATTTGAATCAGCAATCAATGAATTCAAAAAAGGTTTTAAAGCTTCAGAAGAATAA
- the atpG gene encoding ATP synthase F1 subunit gamma produces the protein MASLKEIDSRIKSTKKTKQITNAMNMVSSSKLRKAEKNAMTFRPYMEKMKDAITAIAGSNRVSSHPMLNERPVKRVGYMVITSDRGLAGAYSANVLKKMIRDIEQRHSSPEEYRIIVLGQIGATFLQNRGYQLENTLTDIPDQPAFKTIQAIGKRAIDLYVDEQIDELHIYYSHYVSVIENKPSSKKLLPLSPEDSSLGHGAMATYEFEPDKDAILKILLPQYIESLIYGTILDAKASEHASRMNAMKNASDNATEMIDDLSLQYNRARQAAITQQITEIVGGSAALE, from the coding sequence GTGGCTTCATTAAAAGAAATTGATTCACGTATAAAATCGACGAAAAAGACGAAGCAGATTACGAATGCAATGAACATGGTATCAAGTTCTAAATTGCGTAAAGCTGAGAAGAATGCGATGACATTTCGTCCTTATATGGAAAAAATGAAAGACGCAATTACAGCAATCGCGGGATCGAATAGAGTTTCATCACATCCGATGTTGAATGAACGTCCTGTGAAACGTGTCGGTTATATGGTCATTACGAGCGATCGTGGACTTGCGGGGGCTTATAGCGCAAACGTGTTAAAGAAAATGATTCGTGATATCGAACAACGTCATAGCAGTCCTGAAGAGTATCGTATTATCGTACTAGGACAAATCGGTGCGACATTTTTACAAAACCGTGGCTATCAACTTGAAAATACGTTGACTGACATTCCGGATCAGCCTGCATTCAAAACAATTCAGGCAATCGGAAAACGTGCCATCGATTTATACGTAGATGAACAAATTGATGAATTACACATCTACTATAGCCATTACGTAAGTGTAATCGAGAATAAGCCTAGCAGTAAAAAATTATTACCATTATCTCCAGAGGACTCTAGCTTAGGTCACGGTGCAATGGCCACTTATGAATTTGAGCCAGACAAAGATGCCATTCTGAAAATATTATTACCTCAATATATTGAGAGTTTAATTTATGGTACGATTCTTGATGCAAAAGCAAGTGAACATGCGTCACGTATGAATGCAATGAAGAATGCCTCAGATAATGCAACAGAAATGATTGACGATTTATCATTACAATATAACCGAGCGCGACAAGCAGCCATTACACAACAAATTACTGAAATTGTTGGTGGTTCAGCAGCGTTAGAATAA
- the atpD gene encoding F0F1 ATP synthase subunit beta: protein MGLGRVTQVMGPVIDVRFEHNEIPNINNALLIDVSRDGETESLTLEVALHLGDDVVRTIAMDSTDGVQRGAEVRDTGAAISVPVGDATLGRVFNVLGEHIDLEEPIDASVRRDPIHREAPKFDELSTEVEILETGIKVVDLLAPYIKGGKIGLFGGAGVGKTVLIQELINNIAQEHGGISVFAGVGERTREGNDLYYEMKDSGVIAKTAMVFGQMNEPPGARMRVALSGLTMAEYFRDEQGQDVLLFIDNIFRFTQAGSEVSALLGRMPSAVGYQPTLATEMGQLQERITSTNKGSVTSIQAVFVPADDYTDPAPATAFAHLDATTNLERKLSEMGIYPAVDPLASTSRALEPTIVGQEHYDVARQVQSTLQKYRELQDIIAILGMDELSEEDKKTVERARRIQFFLSQNFHVAEQFTGQKGSYVPVKQTVQDFKAILDGKYDHIPEDAFRLVGGIDDVIAKAKDMGVEV from the coding sequence ATGGGATTAGGCCGTGTAACTCAGGTCATGGGGCCAGTAATTGACGTGCGTTTTGAACATAACGAAATTCCAAACATTAACAACGCACTGCTTATTGATGTGTCAAGAGACGGTGAGACTGAGAGCTTAACATTAGAAGTTGCCCTTCATTTAGGCGATGATGTTGTACGCACAATCGCAATGGACTCTACTGACGGTGTTCAACGTGGTGCGGAAGTAAGAGATACAGGAGCAGCAATCAGTGTCCCTGTCGGCGATGCGACATTAGGACGCGTATTTAATGTATTAGGTGAACATATTGACTTAGAAGAGCCAATTGATGCTTCTGTACGTCGTGACCCAATTCATCGTGAAGCGCCTAAATTTGATGAACTCTCTACAGAAGTAGAAATTTTAGAAACAGGTATTAAAGTTGTTGACTTATTAGCACCATACATTAAAGGTGGTAAAATCGGTTTATTCGGTGGTGCCGGTGTAGGTAAAACCGTATTAATCCAAGAGCTGATCAATAACATCGCACAAGAACACGGTGGTATTTCAGTATTTGCCGGTGTAGGTGAACGTACTCGTGAAGGTAACGACTTGTACTATGAAATGAAAGACAGTGGCGTTATTGCGAAAACTGCGATGGTATTCGGTCAAATGAACGAGCCACCAGGTGCGCGTATGCGTGTTGCACTTTCTGGTCTAACAATGGCTGAATATTTCCGTGATGAACAAGGCCAAGACGTGTTATTGTTCATTGACAACATCTTCCGTTTCACACAAGCAGGTTCTGAGGTATCGGCATTATTAGGTCGTATGCCATCAGCAGTAGGTTACCAACCAACACTTGCAACAGAAATGGGTCAATTACAAGAACGTATTACATCAACAAACAAAGGATCTGTTACGTCAATCCAAGCTGTATTCGTACCTGCCGATGACTATACTGACCCGGCACCAGCAACAGCTTTCGCTCACTTAGATGCGACAACAAACTTAGAGCGTAAATTAAGTGAAATGGGTATTTACCCAGCGGTGGATCCATTGGCTTCAACATCACGTGCTTTAGAGCCAACTATTGTTGGACAAGAGCATTATGATGTGGCACGTCAAGTTCAATCGACGTTACAAAAATACCGAGAATTGCAAGATATTATCGCAATCTTAGGTATGGATGAATTATCAGAAGAAGATAAGAAAACAGTTGAACGTGCGCGTCGTATTCAATTCTTCTTATCACAAAATTTCCACGTCGCTGAACAATTTACGGGTCAAAAAGGTTCATACGTACCAGTTAAACAAACAGTTCAAGACTTTAAAGCCATTTTAGATGGTAAATACGACCACATTCCAGAAGATGCATTCCGCTTAGTCGGCGGCATTGATGATGTGATCGCTAAAGCTAAAGACATGGGTGTAGAAGTTTAA
- a CDS encoding F0F1 ATP synthase subunit epsilon — translation MNTLTLDIVTPNGSVYKEDNVEIVVLQTTAGEMGVMYGHIPTVTPLRIGHVKVTKDGKSDYIAVTEGFAEIRHEKVNILAQAAESADDIDLERAKSAKQRATFYLEGDRDDTDLRRAERALKRAENRIEVAKYK, via the coding sequence ATGAACACATTAACCTTAGATATCGTCACTCCTAATGGTTCTGTTTATAAAGAAGACAATGTCGAAATTGTTGTCTTACAAACGACAGCAGGCGAGATGGGTGTGATGTACGGTCACATTCCGACGGTTACACCATTGCGTATTGGTCATGTGAAAGTGACTAAAGATGGCAAATCGGATTATATAGCTGTAACAGAAGGGTTTGCTGAAATTCGTCACGAAAAAGTGAATATTCTAGCTCAAGCTGCAGAGTCAGCAGATGATATTGACTTAGAACGTGCGAAATCAGCGAAACAACGTGCAACTTTCTACCTTGAAGGCGATCGTGATGATACGGATTTAAGACGTGCTGAACGTGCATTGAAGCGCGCTGAAAACCGTATCGAAGTTGCGAAATATAAATAA
- a CDS encoding DUF1146 family protein produces the protein MDYLGQFAIAHIIMHVLCICVAYWGLNAVRLDQFFKKGFPLQVQVIMIFLAIVIGASVSNFIIDLLQFSTQIKYLF, from the coding sequence ATGGATTATTTAGGACAATTTGCGATAGCACATATTATAATGCATGTTTTATGCATTTGTGTCGCCTATTGGGGATTAAACGCCGTTCGTTTAGACCAGTTTTTCAAAAAGGGATTTCCATTACAAGTACAAGTCATCATGATATTTTTGGCAATAGTGATTGGCGCAAGCGTGAGTAATTTTATCATTGATTTATTACAATTTTCAACTCAAATTAAATACTTATTTTAA
- the murA gene encoding UDP-N-acetylglucosamine 1-carboxyvinyltransferase: MDRIIVQGGNTLKGEVGVEGAKNAVLPILTASLLASDGKSELVNVPALSDVETINNVLSVLNAKIKYNEKQQSVTVDASKDLSEEAPYEYVSKMRASILVMGPLLARLGRAKVALPGGCAIGSRPIEQHLKGLEALGAEIHQEAGYIYAEAPQGLVGNEIHFDFPSVGATQNIMMAASLAKGRTVIENVAREPEIVDLANYINEMGGDVKGAGTDTVIINGVESLKGVKHAIIPDRIEAGTLMIAAAITRGDVLVKGAIKEHMTSLVYKLEEMGVELDFTEEGIRVTAPEKLQPVDIKTLPHPGFPTDMQSQMMALLLTAEGHKVVTETVFENRFMHVAEFKRMNAQISVEGRSAKIEGKSALQGAQVKATDLRAAAALILAGLVADGETIVTELKHLDRGYVDFHGKLKSLGANIERIND; this comes from the coding sequence ATGGATAGAATTATTGTTCAAGGTGGAAATACACTTAAAGGTGAAGTCGGAGTAGAAGGAGCGAAAAATGCAGTTTTGCCGATTCTCACAGCGTCTTTGTTAGCAAGTGATGGCAAAAGTGAACTTGTCAACGTTCCGGCGTTAAGTGATGTGGAAACGATTAATAATGTACTGAGTGTATTAAATGCGAAGATTAAATATAATGAAAAACAACAATCAGTCACCGTTGATGCGTCGAAAGATTTAAGTGAAGAAGCGCCATATGAATATGTGAGTAAGATGAGAGCGAGTATTTTAGTTATGGGGCCGTTATTGGCGCGTTTAGGACGAGCTAAAGTTGCGTTACCAGGAGGATGTGCGATTGGTTCACGTCCGATTGAACAGCATTTAAAAGGATTAGAAGCGCTCGGTGCTGAGATTCATCAAGAAGCAGGATACATTTATGCAGAAGCACCTCAAGGACTTGTCGGTAATGAAATTCATTTCGACTTTCCAAGTGTCGGTGCAACACAGAACATCATGATGGCAGCATCGTTAGCAAAAGGGCGTACAGTGATTGAAAATGTTGCGAGAGAGCCAGAAATTGTGGATTTAGCCAACTATATCAATGAAATGGGCGGCGATGTCAAAGGTGCTGGTACCGATACAGTGATCATTAATGGTGTTGAATCATTAAAAGGGGTGAAGCATGCCATCATTCCTGACCGTATTGAAGCGGGTACATTGATGATTGCAGCTGCCATTACACGCGGTGATGTGCTCGTCAAAGGTGCGATTAAAGAGCATATGACAAGTCTCGTATATAAATTAGAAGAAATGGGTGTCGAATTAGATTTTACAGAAGAGGGCATCCGAGTGACAGCACCGGAAAAATTACAGCCTGTCGATATTAAAACATTGCCACATCCTGGTTTCCCAACAGATATGCAGTCCCAAATGATGGCGTTACTCCTTACAGCTGAAGGGCATAAAGTGGTCACTGAAACCGTATTTGAAAACCGTTTTATGCATGTAGCGGAATTCAAACGTATGAACGCACAAATTTCAGTTGAAGGTCGCAGCGCTAAAATCGAAGGGAAAAGTGCGTTACAAGGTGCACAAGTGAAAGCGACTGATTTACGTGCAGCTGCAGCATTAATTTTAGCTGGACTTGTAGCGGATGGTGAAACGATTGTCACTGAGTTAAAACACCTTGACCGTGGCTATGTTGATTTTCATGGCAAGCTTAAATCTTTAGGTGCCAATATTGAAAGAATTAATGACTAA
- a CDS encoding DNA-directed RNA polymerase subunit beta: protein MTKWKYGLQTIMDSISFKLTLFVFIAIMMFVVGLMTGFIINHDNVLNTFNLRFWQHIIETIGGHH from the coding sequence ATGACTAAATGGAAATACGGGCTACAAACAATAATGGATTCAATTAGTTTTAAATTAACTTTATTTGTTTTTATCGCAATCATGATGTTTGTAGTCGGTTTAATGACAGGCTTTATTATCAACCATGATAACGTGTTGAATACATTTAATTTAAGGTTTTGGCAACATATCATCGAAACAATTGGAGGACATCACTAA
- the fabZ gene encoding 3-hydroxyacyl-ACP dehydratase FabZ — translation METIFNYNEIKNIIPHRQPFLLIDKVVEYEPGQRCVGIKQVSGNEPFFQGHFPDYAVMPGVLITEALAQTGAVAMLNSEENKGKLALFAGIDKCRFKKQVVPGDTLVLEVEITKIKGPIGKGTAKATVDGQIACSCELTFALQDPNA, via the coding sequence ATGGAAACAATCTTTAATTATAATGAAATTAAAAACATCATCCCGCACAGACAACCTTTTTTATTGATTGATAAAGTGGTTGAATACGAACCAGGTCAGCGTTGTGTAGGCATTAAACAAGTGTCTGGTAATGAACCGTTTTTCCAAGGGCATTTCCCAGATTATGCGGTTATGCCGGGCGTGTTAATTACTGAAGCGTTGGCTCAAACAGGTGCAGTAGCGATGTTAAATAGTGAAGAAAACAAAGGGAAACTCGCTTTATTTGCAGGAATTGATAAATGTCGATTCAAAAAGCAAGTGGTGCCTGGTGATACTTTAGTGTTAGAAGTTGAAATTACAAAAATTAAAGGACCGATTGGTAAAGGGACTGCAAAAGCAACTGTTGATGGTCAAATTGCATGTAGTTGTGAATTGACTTTTGCATTACAAGATCCAAACGCATAA
- a CDS encoding YwpF-like family protein, with protein sequence MKTFKAVRFQIVSENSSVAEYELLDGVIINKENSGTGWVLEIVISDIHQEQMQAYMEAETLLDIRVVITRPSNDPALFDATIKHITPLNGSISVVFECHIYTLRQVYAENLLEQLVNEGMQGQELITTFNRMMKSKPRLKDERQ encoded by the coding sequence ATGAAGACGTTTAAAGCTGTTCGTTTCCAAATCGTTTCTGAAAATAGTAGCGTGGCTGAATATGAACTTCTAGACGGCGTAATTATTAATAAAGAGAATAGTGGTACGGGTTGGGTGTTAGAAATCGTTATTTCAGATATACATCAAGAACAGATGCAAGCGTACATGGAGGCGGAAACACTTTTAGATATTCGTGTCGTCATTACGCGACCATCGAATGATCCTGCACTATTTGATGCGACAATCAAGCATATTACACCTTTAAATGGCAGCATTTCAGTTGTATTTGAGTGTCATATTTATACATTGCGACAAGTTTATGCGGAAAATTTACTCGAACAACTGGTCAACGAAGGTATGCAAGGTCAAGAGCTCATCACAACGTTCAATCGCATGATGAAATCTAAACCACGCCTTAAAGACGAACGACAATAA